A genomic region of Eucalyptus grandis isolate ANBG69807.140 chromosome 5, ASM1654582v1, whole genome shotgun sequence contains the following coding sequences:
- the LOC104446426 gene encoding aspartic proteinase CDR1 — MANAVRRSISRVNRLDPSSAGAPKTPSTTLVPNDGVYLMNISLGNPRVTVLGIADTGSDLIWTQCKPCADCFKQAAPLFDPRKSSTYKDIPCHTSLCGVLDQTACYGRPGLCTYAYSYGEKSYTAGTLATETFTIGSTSGRPVSFPKVIFGCGHRNNGNFDPHQSGIIGLGGGSASLISQMGKATGGKFSHCLVPHSSNHQASSKLNFGANAVVAGPGVVSTPLIQKDTKTFYYLTLEAVSVGETRIEYTSGNTSTSVEGNIVIDSGTTLTLLPQEFYTKIEAAVVKSVKLPRVRDPSHVFNLCYKAEKDTRLGAPTVTFHFKDADVRLNPANSFSRIADDIICFAVQATPVQRNIYGNLAQSNYLIGYDIQNMKLSFKPVDCTSY, encoded by the coding sequence ATGGCGAATGCCGTTCGCCGGTCCATTTCCCGCGTCAACCGTCTCGATCCGAGCTCTGCCGGTGCTCCGAAGACGCCCTCCACGACGCTAGTCCCTAACGACGGGGTCTACCTTATGAACATCTCGCTCGGGAACCCGCGCGTGACTGTACTGGGGATCGCCGACACCGGGAGCGACCTCATATGGACGCAGTGCAAGCCGTGCGCGGATTGCTTCAAGCAAGCGGCCCCGCTTTTCGATCCTCGCAAGTCGTCCACGTACAAGgacataccgtgccacacatcGCTGTGCGGAGTGTTGGATCAAACCGCCTGCTACGGACGACCAGGGCTGTGCACGTATGCTTACAGTTATGGCGAGAAATCTTACACTGCGGGAACCCTAGCCACAGAGACCTTCACCATCGGGTCCACCTCGGGCCGGCCGGTGAGCTTCCCCAAGGTGATCTTCGGCTGTGGACACCGCAACAACGGGAACTTCGATCCTCATCAGAGCGGAATCATCGGGCTTGGGGGCGGCAGCGCCTCGCTCATATCCCAAATGGGGAAGGCCACCGGCGGGAAGTTCTCCCATTGCTTGGTCCCCCATTCCTCGAATCATCAAGCCTCTAGCAAATTGAACTTCGGGGCCAACGCCGTGGTCGCTGGCCCTGGCGTCGTCTCCACTCCTCTGatccaaaaggacacaaagaCTTTCTACTACCTAACCCTAGAAGCGGTAAGTGTCGGCGAGACGAGGATAGAATACACCTCCGGCAACACTTCCACTTCCGTAGAAGGAAACATCGTCATCGACTCAGGCACGACCTTGACACTGCTGCCTCAAGAATTCTACACCAAGATTGAAGCCGCCGTGGTCAAGTCCGTGAAATTACCCCGCGTCAGAGACCCGTCTCATGTCTTTAACCTTTGTTACAAGGCCGAGAAAGATACCAGGCTCGGCGCCCCCACCGTGACATTCCATTTTAAGGACGCAGACGTGAGGCTGAACCCAGCGAACTCCTTTTCTCGAATCGCCGACGACATCATATGCTTCGCGGTGCAGGCGACCCCAGTCCAGCGTAACATCTACGGCAACTTGGCGCAGTCGAACTACTTGATCGGATACGACATTCAGAATATGAAGTTGTCCTTCAAGCCCGTTGATTGCACCTCGTACTGA
- the LOC120293732 gene encoding aspartic proteinase CDR1-like codes for MEASLKFHSLLSFALVLALSIPCESASGDGFTLELVHRESQNSPFYNPADTRYQHVTNAIRRSISRVKRLDPSSVNAPGTPSAVIVSNNGEYLMNVSLGTPKSSILGIADTGSDLIWTQCAPCTDCFKQASPIFEPNKSSTYKAVSCRASQCGVIDQTSCGGGQCQYSYSYGDSSYTIGNLATETFALGSSSGGATSFPRVVFGCGRQNGGNFDDKVDGIIGLGGGPASLVTQLGTATGGRFSYCLVPFYSDGGKSSKLNFGADAAVAGRGTVSTPLIQKEPETFYYLTLEAVSVGETRIEFSSGSSPSEDEGNIIIDSGTTLTLLPQDFYKKIEAAVVKQVKLTRTADPTQVLSLCYSATTDEGLGIPPVTFHFKGADVELNPGNSFVRVAENVICFAVSSGDLSIYGNLSQMDYLVGYDTQNSKLSFKPVDCSSN; via the coding sequence ATGGAAGCCTCTCTCAAATTCCATTCCCTTCTTTCCTTCGCCCTGGTTCTTGCACTCTCGATTCCATGTGAATCCGCTTCCGGCGATGGCTTCACCTTGGAGCTGGTCCACCGCGAGTCGCAGAATTCCCCATTCTACAACCCGGCCGACACCCGGTACCAGCACGTAACCAACGCGATCCGCCGGTCCATTTCCCGCGTCAAGCGCCTCGACCCGAGCTCCGTCAATGCCCCGGGCACGCCCTCCGCGGTGATCGTCTCCAACAACGGGGAGTACCTCATGAACGTCAGCCTCGGGACCCCGAAATCGTCCATCCTGGGGATCGCCGACACGGGGAGCGATCTCATATGGACGCAGTGCGCGCCGTGCACGGACTGCTTCAAGCAGGCGAGCCCGATCTTCGAACCGAACAAGTCCTCGACGTACAAGGCCGTCTCGTGCCGCGCGTCGCAGTGCGGCGTGATCGACCAGACCTCGTGCGGCGGGGGGCAATGCCAGTATTCCTACTCGTACGGCGATAGTTCGTACACCATTGGAAACCTAGCCACCGAGACCTTCGCCCTAGGTTCCTCCTCCGGCGGGGCCACGAGCTTCCCCAGGGTGGTCTTCGGCTGTGGACGCCAAAACGGCGGGAACTTTGACGATAAAGTGGACGGAATCATCGGGCTCGGCGGCGGCCCAGCCTCGCTCGTAACCCAACTGGGGACAGCCACCGGCGGGAGATTCTCCTATTGCCTGGTGCCCTTCTACTCGGATGGCGGAAAATCTAGCAAGTTGAACTTCGGGGCCGATGCCGCGGTCGCCGGCCGGGGCACCGTCTCCACCCCTCTTATCCAGAAGGAGCCAGAGACTTTCTACTACCTAACCCTAGAAGCGGTGAGCGTCGGCGAGACGAGGATAGAATTCAGCTCCGGCTCTTCCCCTTCCGAGGACGAAGGGAACATCATCATCGACTCGGGCACCACCCTGACGCTGCTGCCCCAAGATTTCTACAAGAAGATCGAAGCCGCCGTGGTCAAGCAGGTCAAGCTGACCCGCACGGCCGACCCGACTCAGGTCCTCAGCCTCTGTTACAGTGCCACGACGGATGAGGGGCTCGGCATTCCTCCGGTGACCTTCCACTTCAAGGGCGCGGACGTGGAGCTGAATCCGGGGAACTCCTTTGTTCGGGTTGCCGAGAACGTCATATGCTTCGCGGTGTCCTCGGGCGATCTGTCCATCTACGGCAACTTGTCGCAGATGGACTACTTGGTCGGATACGACACCCAGAACTCGAAGTTGTCCTTCAAGCCCGTCGATTGCAGCTCGAACTGA
- the LOC104446425 gene encoding aspartic proteinase CDR1, whose protein sequence is MEVSLNFHRLLPFALILAFSVLGESASDYGFTLELVHRDSPRSPYYNPADTPHQRMANAIRRSISRANRLDPSSAGAPKTPSMTLVPSDGEYLMNISLGTPPVYFLGIADTGSDLIWTQCKPCKDCFKQASPLFDPSKSKTYKEVSCHTSLCRVLDNNCLRRPGVCTYSSRYVDNSSTEGTLATETFTLGSTSGRPVSFPKLVFGCGHSSRFTYKIHADGIVGLGGGNASLVTQLGTATGGKFSYCLVPRSSNEKTSKLNFGANAVVAGRGTVSTRLIQKEEKTYYYLTLEAVSVGKTRVEYTSGNTSPSGEEGNIVIDSGTAQTYLPQDFYKKIKAAVVKQVKQVKQVKLTRWSCPPRSPGLCYRATTVDGLVIPTVTFHFKGADVELSPENTFVPVADGIIQFWLAPGNQSIYGNLAQTNYLIGYDIQNMKLSFKHVDCTLH, encoded by the coding sequence ATGGAAGTCTCCCTCAActtccatcgtcttcttcccttCGCACTGATCCTTGCATTCTCAGTTTTAGGCGAATCTGCTTCGGATTATGGCTTCACCTTGGAGCTGGTCCACCGCGATTCGCCCAGGTCCCCATACTACAACCCGGCCGACACCCCGCATCAACGTATGGCGAATGCCATTCGGCGGTCCATTTCCCGCGCCAACCGTCTCGATCCGAGCTCTGCCGGTGCTCCGAAGACGCCCTCCATGACGCTTGTCCCTAGCGACGGGGAATACCTTATGAACATCTCGCTCGGGACCCCGCCCGTCTACTTTCTGGGGATCGCCGACACGGGGAGCGACCTCATATGGACGCAGTGCAAGCCGTGCAAGGATTGCTTCAAGCAAGCGAGCCCCCTCTTTGACCCGAGCAAGTCCAAGACGTACAAGGAGGTCTCGTGCCACACGTCGCTGTGCCGAGTGTTGGATAATAACTGCTTACGACGACCAGGGGTGTGCACGTATTCTTCCAGATATGTCGATAACTCTTCCACTGAGGGAACCCTAGCCACAGAGACCTTCACCTTGGGGTCCACCTCCGGCCGGCCGGTGAGCTTCCCGAAGCTGGTCTTCGGGTGTGGCCACAGCAGCAGATTCACCTACAAGATTCACGCGGACGGGATCGTCGGGCTCGGGGGTGGCAACGCCTCCCTCGTAACCCAGCTGGGCACTGCCACCGGCGGGAAATTCTCCTATTGCTTGGTGCCCCGTTCCTCGAATGAAAAAACTAGCAAGTTGAACTTCGGGGCCAACGCCGTGGTCGCCGGCCGGGGCACCGTCTCCACCCGTCTGATCCAGAAGGAGGAAAAGACTTACTACTACCTGACCCTAGAAGCGGTGAGCGTCGGCAAGACGAGAGTAGAATACACCTCCGGCAACACTTCCCCTTCCGGAGAAGAGGGAAACATCGTCATCGACTCAGGCACCGCCCAGACGTATCTGCCCCAAGATTTCTACAAGAAGATCAAAGCCGCCGTGGTCAAGCAGGTCAAGCAGGTCAAGCAGGTCAAGCTGACCCGCTGGAGCTGCCCGCCTCGGTCCCCCGGCCTCTGTTACAGGGCCACGACGGTTGACGGGCTCGTCATTCCGACCGTGACCTTCCATTTCAAGGGCGCAGACGTGGAGCTGAGCCCAGAGAACACCTTCGTTCCAGTCGCTGACGGCATCATACAATTCTGGTTGGCCCCGGGCAATCAGTCGATCTACGGCAACTTGGCGCAGACAAACTACTTGATCGGATACGACATTCAGAATATGAAGTTGTCTTTCAAGCATGTCGATTGCACCTTGCACTGA